The proteins below are encoded in one region of Bacillus horti:
- a CDS encoding phosphocarrier protein HPr, with amino-acid sequence MKAKEFTVTAQEGVHARPATAIVQKASGFEADVQLEYNGRSVNLKSIMGVLSLGIPKGSTIKITTDGTDEEAAITALEEALKNEGIAE; translated from the coding sequence ATGAAGGCAAAGGAATTTACAGTAACAGCACAGGAGGGTGTTCACGCGCGTCCAGCAACAGCTATTGTACAAAAGGCTAGCGGCTTTGAAGCAGATGTTCAACTTGAGTATAACGGCCGTAGTGTCAACTTAAAATCCATTATGGGTGTCCTTTCTTTGGGTATTCCAAAGGGTAGCACGATCAAAATTACGACAGATGGTACAGATGAAGAGGCGGCTATTACAGCATTAGAGGAAGCACTTAAAAACGAAGGGATTGCTGAGTGA
- a CDS encoding lipoate--protein ligase: MLFIDNQGITDPKINLAIEEYALKHLDIDETYLLFYINEPSIIIGRNQNTIEEINTEYVNQNGIHVVRRLSGGGAVYHDHGNLNFSFITKDDGESFSNFKKFTEPVVAALAKLGVTAELKGRNDIIAGDGRKISGNAQFSTRGRMFSHGTLLFDSEIEHVVSALKVSKDKIESKGIKSIRSRVANISEFLNEKISIEEFRSLLLRSIFDGSENIEEYVLTEDDWKKIREISLERYQNWDWNFGRSPKFNLQHSHRFPVGKIDIRLEVSEGGVIENCVIYGDFFGVGDVNEIADKLIGLRYERDEIEKALQDIDVKKYFGNVEKEEIINLIY, translated from the coding sequence ATGCTGTTTATAGATAACCAAGGAATAACGGATCCTAAAATTAACCTAGCGATAGAGGAGTATGCTTTAAAGCATCTAGATATTGACGAAACATATTTACTTTTTTACATAAATGAGCCTTCTATTATTATTGGAAGAAATCAAAACACAATTGAAGAGATTAACACAGAGTATGTAAATCAGAATGGGATTCATGTCGTGCGACGGTTGTCTGGTGGTGGAGCCGTCTATCATGATCATGGGAATCTGAACTTCAGCTTTATCACGAAGGATGATGGAGAGAGCTTTAGTAATTTTAAAAAGTTTACTGAGCCCGTAGTGGCTGCCTTGGCTAAGCTTGGAGTTACGGCTGAGCTAAAAGGACGTAATGATATTATCGCCGGAGATGGACGGAAAATTTCAGGCAACGCCCAATTTTCTACACGTGGTCGGATGTTTAGCCATGGTACACTTTTATTTGATTCTGAGATTGAGCATGTTGTTTCAGCCCTTAAGGTGAGTAAGGACAAGATTGAATCTAAAGGAATTAAGTCGATTCGTAGCCGTGTAGCAAATATCTCTGAATTTTTGAATGAAAAAATTTCTATAGAAGAATTCCGTTCTCTACTGCTTCGTTCTATATTTGATGGCTCGGAGAATATTGAAGAGTATGTGTTGACAGAAGACGATTGGAAGAAAATCAGGGAGATATCCCTTGAGCGTTATCAGAACTGGGATTGGAATTTTGGCCGCTCTCCAAAATTCAACCTACAGCACTCACACCGTTTCCCTGTTGGTAAAATTGATATTCGTTTAGAGGTAAGTGAGGGTGGGGTTATAGAGAACTGTGTGATCTACGGAGACTTCTTCGGTGTAGGAGATGTAAATGAAATTGCGGACAAGCTTATCGGCTTGCGTTATGAACGCGATGAGATTGAAAAAGCACTGCAGGATATAGACGTGAAGAAATACTTTGGAAACGTTGAAAAAGAAGAGATTATAAATTTAATTTATTAA
- a CDS encoding O-methyltransferase: protein MNQKTWTAVDEYMTDLLVPTDPSLEAALKANEAANLPAIDVAPNQGKFLHLLAQMNGAKRILEIGTLGGYSTIWMAKALPADGKLVTLEYEPKHAEVALSNIEKAGYSNLVELRKGEALDSLQQLHDEGQEPFDLIFIDADKENNPHYFQWALTFSKKGTLIIVDNVVRDGEVVNANSNDERVHGVRRMFELMAQEARVSTTAIQTVGSKGYDGLSIALVIK, encoded by the coding sequence ATGAATCAAAAAACCTGGACTGCTGTAGATGAATATATGACGGATTTACTTGTACCTACTGATCCTTCTCTTGAAGCTGCATTAAAAGCCAATGAAGCAGCTAACCTACCTGCTATTGATGTTGCACCAAATCAGGGGAAGTTCCTGCATTTACTGGCACAAATGAATGGGGCGAAGCGGATTTTAGAAATAGGTACGTTAGGGGGCTACAGTACAATTTGGATGGCTAAGGCTTTGCCAGCGGATGGAAAGCTCGTAACTCTAGAATATGAGCCAAAGCATGCTGAAGTCGCTCTCTCAAATATTGAAAAAGCCGGATACTCTAACCTTGTCGAGCTCCGCAAAGGGGAAGCATTAGACTCCCTTCAACAGCTTCATGATGAAGGGCAGGAGCCTTTTGATCTAATTTTTATTGATGCCGACAAGGAGAATAACCCACACTACTTTCAGTGGGCTCTAACCTTCTCTAAAAAAGGAACGCTAATTATTGTAGACAATGTAGTTCGAGATGGTGAGGTCGTTAATGCGAACAGTAATGATGAGCGGGTACACGGAGTTCGACGCATGTTTGAATTAATGGCCCAAGAGGCTAGGGTTAGTACAACAGCCATTCAAACAGTAGGTAGCAAAGGATATGACGGGCTTTCCATTGCACTTGTGATTAAGTAA
- a CDS encoding PTS mannitol transporter subunit IICB has protein sequence MSEQTSNGGFRVKAQRFGSFLSGMILPNIGAFIAWGLITALFIETGWLPNESLAELVGPMITYLLPILIGYTGGKMIHDVRGGVVGAAATIGVIVGADIPMFLGAMIVGPLGGFLIKKIDDALEGKIPSGFEMLINNFTAGILGAILAIASFVAIGPAVVVLNDVLAGGVRFIVDAGLLPFANIFVEPAKVLFLNNAINHGILGPIAIEEAARTGKSILFMLETNPGPGLGILLAFMLFGKGMAKQSASGAAIIHFLGGIHEIYFPYVLMRPLLFLAVIAGGISGVATFALFDVGLRATPSPGSIFAYFAMTPSTDYVGMIAGVLVATLVSFVVAAVILRVGKKGEDDLEAAAAKTQALKGKKSDSVSNLVKKEEENVVVGTNVQKVIFACDAGMGSSAMGASILRKKFKDAGLDISVTNKAINNIPDDADIVITHRDLTDRAKAKLPTAAHISVESFLNSPKYDELVEQLKEQK, from the coding sequence ATGTCAGAACAAACATCTAATGGAGGCTTTCGAGTTAAAGCTCAGCGCTTCGGAAGTTTTTTAAGTGGCATGATTTTGCCAAACATAGGTGCATTTATTGCATGGGGACTTATTACTGCCTTATTTATTGAAACTGGCTGGTTGCCAAATGAAAGCCTTGCTGAATTAGTAGGGCCAATGATTACGTACTTACTACCTATCCTTATCGGATATACGGGTGGTAAAATGATCCACGATGTCCGCGGAGGGGTTGTGGGTGCAGCAGCAACGATCGGGGTGATCGTTGGAGCAGACATCCCAATGTTCCTTGGAGCTATGATCGTAGGACCTCTAGGAGGTTTCTTGATCAAGAAGATTGATGACGCTCTTGAAGGGAAAATTCCTTCAGGCTTCGAGATGCTTATCAATAACTTTACAGCTGGTATCCTAGGAGCGATTCTAGCGATTGCTTCATTTGTTGCCATCGGTCCTGCTGTAGTGGTTCTAAACGATGTGCTAGCAGGAGGAGTACGCTTCATTGTAGATGCTGGATTGCTCCCATTTGCTAATATCTTTGTTGAACCAGCTAAGGTTCTATTCTTAAACAATGCCATTAACCATGGAATATTAGGACCGATTGCTATTGAAGAGGCAGCACGTACAGGTAAATCTATCCTATTTATGCTAGAAACAAATCCGGGACCTGGTTTAGGTATTTTACTTGCTTTTATGTTATTCGGTAAAGGAATGGCGAAGCAATCTGCATCTGGTGCAGCTATTATTCACTTCTTGGGTGGTATTCATGAGATTTACTTCCCGTATGTCTTAATGAGACCATTATTATTCCTTGCTGTTATCGCTGGAGGAATTAGTGGTGTAGCTACTTTTGCCTTATTTGATGTTGGGTTAAGAGCAACACCATCACCTGGTAGTATCTTTGCTTACTTTGCAATGACTCCATCAACCGATTATGTTGGAATGATTGCCGGTGTCTTAGTAGCTACGCTTGTTTCCTTTGTTGTCGCAGCAGTTATTCTTCGCGTAGGTAAAAAAGGCGAAGACGATCTAGAGGCAGCAGCAGCAAAAACACAAGCTCTTAAAGGAAAGAAAAGTGATTCCGTATCAAACTTAGTTAAAAAAGAGGAAGAAAACGTGGTAGTAGGTACAAACGTACAGAAGGTTATCTTTGCTTGTGACGCAGGAATGGGCTCAAGTGCTATGGGAGCTTCAATCCTTCGTAAGAAGTTCAAAGATGCTGGTCTAGATATTAGCGTAACAAATAAAGCTATCAACAACATCCCAGACGATGCTGACATCGTCATTACACATCGCGATTTAACGGATCGTGCGAAGGCTAAGCTTCCTACGGCTGCGCATATTTCAGTAGAAAGCTTCCTAAACAGTCCTAAATACGATGAGCTTGTTGAGCAATTAAAAGAGCAAAAATAA
- a CDS encoding pyridoxamine 5'-phosphate oxidase family protein yields the protein MAKQFSEILPEHKSFIERQHLFFVASAPMLANGHVNISPKGYDSFKLLSSTEAAYLDLTGSGNETSAHITENGRITLMFISFDQKPLILRLYGKGEVILPDTERWDEYVAQFDPLPGARQIIYTKIHLVQTSCGFGIPYYTYEGDRDTLHKFALNKGQDGLEEYRQLKNSTTLDGLQTPLGKLQ from the coding sequence TTGGCTAAGCAATTTTCTGAAATTCTCCCTGAGCATAAAAGCTTTATTGAGAGGCAGCATCTATTTTTTGTTGCGTCAGCTCCAATGCTAGCAAATGGGCATGTCAACATCTCCCCTAAGGGGTACGATTCGTTTAAGCTTCTATCCTCCACTGAAGCTGCCTATTTAGATTTAACAGGGAGTGGGAACGAAACCAGTGCACACATTACCGAAAATGGCAGAATTACATTGATGTTTATCTCCTTTGATCAAAAACCATTAATATTACGTCTTTACGGGAAGGGTGAAGTCATCCTGCCAGATACAGAGAGGTGGGATGAGTATGTCGCTCAATTTGATCCACTTCCTGGAGCGCGGCAAATCATCTACACCAAGATTCACTTAGTGCAGACCTCCTGTGGCTTTGGAATACCGTATTATACCTATGAAGGGGATCGAGATACGTTGCACAAATTTGCTCTTAATAAGGGGCAGGATGGATTAGAGGAATACCGTCAATTGAAAAATTCAACCACACTTGATGGACTCCAGACTCCACTTGGAAAGCTGCAATAA
- a CDS encoding PTS sugar transporter subunit IIA, translating to MPQTVLAKENILLNQEIADMESAIRLAGDTLVKQGYVEEAYIEKMLEREQLSSTFMGNFVAIPHGTEDAKHTVINSGIVVIQAPNGVDFGKGNIAKLIIGIAGKNDEHLDILSQIAIVCSEEENIERLVQAQSADEILELFEGVN from the coding sequence ATGCCACAAACTGTATTAGCGAAAGAGAACATTCTACTAAATCAAGAGATTGCAGATATGGAAAGTGCGATTAGGCTAGCAGGAGATACATTGGTTAAGCAAGGCTATGTGGAAGAAGCGTACATTGAGAAAATGCTAGAGCGCGAACAGCTTTCCAGTACGTTCATGGGCAATTTTGTGGCCATTCCACATGGAACAGAGGATGCTAAGCATACGGTAATAAATTCAGGGATTGTAGTCATTCAAGCTCCTAATGGTGTGGATTTCGGTAAAGGAAATATAGCTAAACTTATTATTGGGATTGCTGGAAAAAACGATGAGCATCTAGATATTCTTTCTCAAATCGCTATCGTTTGCTCAGAGGAAGAAAATATTGAGCGTCTTGTACAGGCTCAATCTGCGGACGAAATCCTTGAGCTTTTTGAAGGAGTGAATTAA
- a CDS encoding BglG family transcription antiterminator, whose translation MNIYISARERKILDYLLDKPDEVTVKDLADQIDVSVRTIHRDLKGVEDIVNEYDLRLIKKSGVGIKVEGKAEHIRNLKMFLFNASHNEYTPEERQTVILCALLETNEREPVKLVALAHELNVTIATISNDLSKLQEKLNGFGLILIRRRGYGVGISGSESSKRRAMSSLISKNIDEFEFLSFVRAAIQKKGTTYTNSISERLLGFVEKEKLLEVEKVLEEMNRELPYTIADSAYIGLVIHLALAIERILQGENIQIDQEYLISLQGTMEYSLAQKVIEKLEKVFDIQIPPAEIGYITMHLRGAKLRYDKKFLIEDASFNLAVKAKALIDYVGKQVQTDLTSHTSLLQGLVAHLRPAIFRIKQNMGIHNPLLPQIKADYAVLFSIIRDGVGQHFPDLDVPDEEIGYLVLHFGSALMGNREKEPVHALIICSSGIGTSKMLATRLQQEIPEIENPRNVSLFEASRLDLDEYDLIISTVHSPELPEHYILVNPILTKEEIAHIKDKIRVQERKGILGLKSSERFRGGQGKEQFLSSLEEMHGYTQAILTLLKHLLVHEIRSVQSSTDVISAAVDHLIQQGIVPIANGDAVKEAILEREKLGGLGIPDTHLALFHARHESIPTPSFSIYSLHEPLLALGMDQEEMEIKQVILLLAPLNASDQEMELLSYISTLIIEDEKSLELFHSTDFEAISSYVTNKFEQFYLTQFTNTIDKRRD comes from the coding sequence ATGAACATTTATATTTCCGCTAGAGAAAGAAAAATATTAGATTATCTGTTGGATAAGCCTGATGAAGTGACGGTAAAGGATCTAGCTGATCAAATTGACGTCAGTGTGCGTACCATTCATAGGGATCTAAAGGGTGTTGAGGATATTGTCAACGAATATGACCTGCGTCTCATTAAGAAATCTGGCGTAGGGATTAAGGTTGAAGGAAAAGCGGAGCACATTCGTAATTTGAAAATGTTCCTGTTCAACGCCTCTCATAATGAATACACACCTGAAGAACGTCAAACGGTTATTTTGTGTGCCCTCTTAGAAACAAACGAACGTGAGCCAGTAAAGCTTGTCGCTTTAGCCCATGAATTAAATGTAACTATTGCGACCATAAGCAATGATTTATCGAAGCTACAGGAGAAGCTTAATGGCTTTGGTTTAATATTGATTAGACGCAGAGGCTATGGTGTTGGGATTTCTGGAAGTGAATCCTCCAAAAGACGAGCCATGAGTAGCCTCATATCTAAAAATATCGATGAATTTGAATTCCTTTCCTTTGTCAGAGCAGCCATACAAAAAAAGGGCACAACATACACCAACTCGATTTCAGAAAGGTTGCTTGGTTTTGTAGAAAAAGAAAAGCTGCTTGAAGTAGAGAAGGTCTTAGAAGAAATGAACCGGGAGCTCCCCTACACCATTGCTGATAGTGCATACATTGGATTAGTCATCCATTTAGCCTTAGCGATTGAGCGTATTCTTCAAGGGGAGAATATTCAAATTGATCAGGAGTATTTGATTAGTTTACAAGGAACGATGGAGTATAGTCTAGCTCAAAAGGTGATTGAAAAGCTGGAAAAGGTATTTGATATCCAAATCCCTCCAGCTGAAATAGGCTATATTACGATGCACTTAAGAGGAGCTAAGCTAAGGTATGATAAGAAATTCCTGATAGAGGATGCTAGCTTCAACTTAGCTGTTAAGGCGAAGGCGCTTATTGATTATGTAGGTAAACAGGTTCAAACGGATTTGACAAGTCATACATCTCTACTTCAAGGACTTGTTGCCCATTTGCGCCCTGCTATTTTTAGGATTAAGCAGAACATGGGAATTCACAATCCATTGTTACCTCAAATCAAAGCAGATTATGCTGTATTGTTCTCTATTATTCGAGATGGCGTCGGGCAGCATTTTCCTGACCTTGATGTACCTGATGAGGAAATTGGCTATCTTGTTTTACATTTTGGCTCTGCACTCATGGGAAATAGGGAAAAAGAACCTGTCCATGCCTTAATCATCTGTTCTAGTGGAATAGGAACCTCCAAAATGCTAGCAACAAGACTACAGCAGGAAATTCCTGAAATCGAGAATCCGAGAAATGTATCGCTTTTTGAAGCAAGCCGGCTAGATCTAGATGAGTATGATTTGATTATTTCGACGGTTCACTCTCCTGAGCTACCGGAGCATTATATCCTAGTAAACCCTATCCTAACCAAAGAGGAGATTGCCCATATTAAGGATAAAATTAGGGTACAGGAAAGAAAGGGAATTCTTGGTCTAAAATCCTCTGAGCGCTTTAGAGGAGGCCAAGGGAAGGAACAATTCTTGTCATCCCTAGAAGAGATGCATGGGTATACTCAAGCTATATTGACGCTGCTTAAGCATTTGCTTGTCCATGAAATCAGGAGTGTACAATCAAGTACAGACGTTATATCTGCAGCAGTCGATCATCTTATCCAGCAAGGGATTGTTCCTATTGCGAATGGAGATGCTGTAAAGGAAGCTATTTTAGAGCGTGAAAAGCTGGGAGGCTTAGGTATTCCAGACACACATCTTGCTCTGTTCCATGCTCGTCATGAAAGTATTCCTACCCCGTCCTTTAGTATATATAGTCTTCACGAGCCGCTATTAGCTTTAGGAATGGATCAGGAGGAAATGGAAATCAAGCAAGTTATTTTATTGCTAGCTCCCCTTAATGCGAGTGATCAGGAAATGGAGCTGCTTAGCTATATTAGCACTCTTATCATTGAAGATGAAAAAAGTCTGGAGCTGTTCCACTCCACTGACTTTGAAGCCATTTCCAGCTATGTGACGAATAAATTTGAACAATTTTACTTGACCCAATTTACCAATACTATAGATAAGAGGAGAGATTAA
- the ptsP gene encoding phosphoenolpyruvate--protein phosphotransferase: protein MSKKLEGIAASAGIAVAKAFRLESPELSTEKKTIEDTVAEIERFEQAINTSKEQLEKIKEHTRKELGDDKAEIFSAHLLVLSDPELLHPIQDKIEQDKVNAEFALNEVSQMFVSMFEGMDNDYMKERAADIRDVTKRALANLLGIELASPTLISEDVIVIADDLTPSETAQLNKYVKGFVTDIGGRTSHSAIMARSLEIPAVVGTKQATADIKNGDLVIVDGLTGDVIINPAENVIEEYKGKKEEYAQQKKEWAKLVAEKTLTSEGHHVELAANIGTAEDIKGVIENGGEGVGLFRTEFLYMGRDSLPTEDEQYDVYKTVLERMEGKPVVVRTLDIGGDKELSYLDLPKEMNPFLGFRAIRLCLEKEDMFRTQLRALLRASRFGQLKVMFPMIATLDEFHQAKAILEEEKEKLQGEGVELAKEIEVGIMVEIPSTAILADQFAKVVDFFSIGTNDLIQYTFAADRMNERVSYLYQPYNPAILRLIKMVIDAAHKEGKWAGMCGEMAGDEIAIPILLGLGLDEFSMSASSILKARSQIKGLSKAELEGQVEKLLAMGTSEEVVDFVKEHYL, encoded by the coding sequence ATGAGTAAAAAGCTAGAAGGAATCGCCGCATCGGCAGGTATTGCTGTAGCAAAGGCTTTTCGCTTAGAGAGCCCAGAGCTTTCTACAGAAAAAAAGACGATTGAAGACACAGTAGCTGAGATTGAGCGCTTTGAGCAAGCTATTAATACTTCTAAAGAGCAGCTAGAAAAAATCAAAGAGCATACACGTAAAGAGCTCGGCGATGATAAAGCTGAAATTTTTTCTGCACACCTGTTAGTCTTAAGTGATCCTGAGCTTCTTCATCCTATTCAAGATAAAATTGAACAAGACAAGGTGAATGCTGAGTTTGCTTTAAATGAAGTCTCTCAGATGTTTGTCAGCATGTTTGAAGGTATGGATAATGACTACATGAAGGAACGTGCAGCAGATATTAGAGACGTAACAAAAAGAGCCCTAGCCAATCTTCTAGGAATTGAACTAGCTAGCCCTACTTTAATTTCAGAGGATGTTATCGTTATTGCCGATGATCTAACTCCTTCTGAGACGGCTCAGCTAAACAAATACGTAAAAGGCTTTGTCACAGATATTGGAGGGCGTACATCTCACTCAGCCATTATGGCTCGTTCCTTAGAGATTCCAGCTGTTGTAGGAACAAAGCAAGCAACGGCTGACATTAAAAATGGCGACCTAGTTATTGTAGATGGATTAACAGGGGATGTTATTATTAACCCTGCGGAGAATGTCATAGAAGAGTATAAAGGGAAGAAAGAGGAATATGCTCAGCAGAAAAAGGAATGGGCTAAGCTTGTGGCTGAGAAGACCCTTACGTCTGAGGGGCATCACGTAGAGCTAGCAGCTAACATTGGAACGGCTGAGGATATTAAAGGAGTAATTGAGAACGGTGGAGAGGGTGTAGGACTATTCCGTACAGAGTTTCTATACATGGGTAGAGATTCCCTTCCAACAGAGGATGAGCAATATGACGTATATAAAACAGTCCTTGAGCGAATGGAAGGCAAGCCTGTGGTTGTCCGTACGTTAGATATTGGCGGAGATAAGGAATTATCATACTTAGACCTACCTAAGGAAATGAACCCATTCTTAGGATTCCGAGCTATTCGTCTGTGCTTAGAAAAAGAGGATATGTTCCGTACACAGCTACGAGCCCTACTAAGAGCAAGCCGTTTTGGTCAATTAAAGGTAATGTTCCCGATGATCGCAACTCTTGATGAGTTTCATCAAGCTAAGGCTATCCTAGAGGAGGAAAAGGAGAAGCTACAAGGTGAAGGTGTGGAGTTAGCGAAGGAGATTGAAGTAGGGATCATGGTAGAGATTCCTTCTACGGCCATTCTAGCTGACCAATTTGCTAAGGTAGTAGACTTTTTCTCCATTGGAACGAATGATTTAATTCAGTATACGTTCGCAGCTGACCGTATGAATGAGCGAGTTTCATACCTTTATCAGCCTTATAACCCAGCTATTTTGCGCCTTATTAAGATGGTTATTGATGCCGCACACAAAGAAGGAAAGTGGGCGGGTATGTGTGGAGAGATGGCTGGTGATGAAATTGCTATTCCAATTTTATTAGGACTAGGCTTAGACGAATTCTCCATGAGTGCTTCCTCCATTCTTAAGGCACGCTCGCAAATTAAAGGATTATCTAAAGCTGAGCTTGAAGGACAGGTAGAAAAGCTTTTAGCTATGGGTACGTCTGAGGAAGTTGTAGATTTTGTGAAAGAGCATTATCTATAA
- a CDS encoding mannitol-1-phosphate 5-dehydrogenase translates to MKAVHFGAGNIGRGFIGSLLYKSGFSTTFVDVNQEIVDLLNEKQEYRVVLAELTTDEHVVQKVKAVHSQLHPEQVIEEIVQADLITTAVGPQILPLISDLLYQGLKQRAVSNSKPLAIISCENMIGGSAFLQEKVYEKLQVGEQEQFDRLFHFPNAAVDRIVPLQSNADKLMVMVEPFFEWIVEGGQAVDVIPHVEGLQLVHDLTPYIERKLFTVNTGHAIAAYLGYKAGIETINEAMQNEEILAIVEAALKESGNVLIEKYNFDENEHRAYIAKIIERFLNPYISDEVTRVGRSPLRKLGANDRLISPAKQYVELLQKEPEHLAKGIAAALHYNYAEDPEAVELQKEIQTNGVELALPKFTGLPKESALVELILKHYHV, encoded by the coding sequence GTGAAGGCTGTACATTTCGGGGCTGGAAATATCGGTCGAGGCTTTATCGGAAGCTTATTATACAAGTCTGGCTTTTCTACGACGTTTGTGGACGTCAATCAGGAGATTGTAGATCTATTAAATGAGAAGCAGGAATACCGAGTTGTATTAGCAGAGCTAACAACAGATGAGCATGTTGTTCAAAAGGTTAAAGCGGTGCATAGTCAGCTTCACCCTGAACAAGTCATCGAGGAAATTGTTCAGGCAGACCTTATTACTACAGCTGTAGGGCCACAAATTTTGCCTTTGATTTCAGATTTGCTTTATCAAGGCTTAAAGCAAAGAGCGGTATCAAACAGTAAGCCTCTAGCGATTATTTCCTGTGAAAATATGATCGGTGGTAGTGCTTTCTTACAAGAAAAAGTGTATGAAAAGCTACAAGTAGGTGAGCAAGAGCAATTTGATCGCTTATTCCACTTTCCGAATGCTGCGGTTGACCGAATTGTTCCCCTACAGTCCAATGCAGATAAGCTGATGGTTATGGTAGAGCCTTTCTTTGAGTGGATTGTAGAGGGTGGGCAGGCTGTAGACGTTATCCCACATGTAGAGGGGTTACAATTAGTACACGACCTTACTCCATATATTGAGAGAAAGCTCTTCACAGTTAATACGGGGCACGCTATCGCTGCCTATCTTGGCTATAAAGCAGGAATTGAGACCATTAATGAAGCGATGCAAAACGAGGAAATCCTAGCTATCGTTGAAGCGGCATTAAAAGAATCAGGGAATGTACTAATAGAGAAATATAACTTTGATGAAAATGAGCATCGTGCGTATATAGCGAAAATCATTGAACGTTTCTTAAATCCTTATATCTCCGATGAAGTGACTCGTGTAGGACGTTCGCCATTACGTAAGCTTGGAGCAAATGATCGTTTGATCTCTCCAGCTAAGCAGTACGTTGAGCTTCTACAGAAGGAGCCTGAGCATCTAGCAAAAGGGATCGCTGCCGCCTTACATTATAATTATGCAGAAGACCCAGAAGCTGTCGAATTACAGAAGGAAATACAAACAAATGGGGTCGAGCTAGCGCTTCCTAAGTTTACAGGACTTCCTAAAGAATCAGCTCTAGTTGAACTTATTCTAAAACACTACCATGTTTAG